The proteins below come from a single Candidatus Cloacimonas sp. genomic window:
- a CDS encoding DUF4175 family protein has protein sequence MNELTKRIKKYKQKINLRFALRAVIQALISFMLALHLYFLLWLNLPSDSMVLFYANIGIRTCLILVIIYFLLSGYRNFWHNLAVARFLDRQIDYQDDLFQNTMELAEKEQDSPIVKTLGTMAKERMETNHYKIPALYSSRIIFALLFLILGLTSIWAYSFEDFRLAVKQFYTNKGEEIIYKNYIELSPGNMLIGRNQSVEIKIINPDPHLKHRLFYRIDKQWRELGLADNRYIFQRLDNSIEYYAENEVCKSPVFKIQVLDEPIVKKWFVQYNPPAYSGLPTWTDTLSYGNIEALKHSIVKLSFTTNIPVESAVMVFDDASRQPLQAIDKNNYITQLTIEKPRTWYLELTDALGRKNKPEEKTIEIQEDNPPEINITFPGEDVNLNQNMLLPLIIEADDDYGLKNCALNIQVMASEPQVINIQSVISGKMFSTDFLLDLKEANLFPGDVVTYWAVIYDNSPEQQKAESTKFKARFPSIEEIYREIENKEQEKKSELQNVLDKSKDLQKEFENKRRELLKQDTPKWEDKKQLEKILQEQENLTQQVQNIADNYQELINKMQANETLSPETLQKMQKIQELMQEINNEQLQEAMQKFENALKNIKPEDLKKTMDNFKFSMEDFAKKIDQTLALLESIKKEQAVQKALQISQEMEKMQKALSDRTLDEKQNTKDLASDQKQISDTYDKLQQELENINKMLESPRDNAVQKQMNDLKQDMQDSQLKQDMQNSQNALNQNQRNQSLTAQNQALEKMRRFSLKLNQMKESMGGGNQQKTMQAVQTAIRELLIFSKQHESTVSHYKNDPYVIVPDLIAESEGIQISLNKMFSETQVLMMVPPKFFIDLTDTDKAFRDIFSSINESQFYQLNNYLNIVQKGINLMVYDLKQALHNASSRSGSGGGMQSLLQMLEQMSQEQMALNMLTEQLMMQMQAQGGKMDGSMQQQMQRLAADQERLAENLKRALQNDPEAQKQGNAIKQITEEMDAITRQLKNNQLNQDILERQERIISKMLDAQRSINKREFSEKRKAETGQDIYNQNKAKIDLESLKRSGLLNDGLQGYPKEYQQVIMQYLKALNEAANH, from the coding sequence ATGAATGAGCTGACAAAAAGAATAAAGAAATACAAGCAAAAAATAAACTTACGCTTTGCTTTACGGGCAGTTATCCAAGCTCTGATCAGCTTTATGTTAGCTTTGCATCTCTATTTTTTATTGTGGTTAAATCTTCCTTCGGATTCAATGGTGCTTTTTTATGCGAACATTGGCATACGAACCTGTTTGATTCTGGTGATAATCTATTTTCTTTTAAGCGGTTATCGTAATTTCTGGCATAATTTGGCAGTAGCGCGTTTTCTGGATAGACAGATTGACTATCAGGATGATCTCTTTCAGAATACGATGGAACTTGCTGAAAAAGAGCAAGATAGTCCGATTGTGAAAACCTTGGGAACAATGGCAAAAGAGCGAATGGAAACCAATCATTATAAAATCCCCGCTCTTTATTCTTCTCGGATTATTTTTGCCTTGCTCTTTCTAATTTTAGGATTAACAAGTATTTGGGCATATTCTTTTGAGGACTTTCGGCTTGCCGTTAAGCAATTTTACACAAACAAAGGTGAGGAAATCATCTATAAAAATTACATAGAATTAAGCCCTGGAAATATGCTAATCGGTAGAAATCAATCAGTTGAGATAAAGATAATAAATCCCGATCCGCATTTAAAACACCGGCTTTTTTATCGGATAGATAAACAATGGCGAGAATTGGGTTTGGCGGATAACCGCTATATTTTTCAGCGACTTGATAACAGTATAGAGTATTATGCAGAAAATGAGGTCTGCAAATCTCCCGTGTTTAAAATTCAGGTTTTGGACGAACCGATCGTGAAAAAGTGGTTTGTACAATATAATCCCCCTGCCTATTCCGGTTTGCCAACTTGGACTGATACTTTAAGTTACGGTAATATAGAGGCATTGAAACATAGCATCGTAAAACTTTCTTTTACTACAAATATACCTGTGGAATCAGCAGTTATGGTTTTTGACGATGCCAGTCGCCAACCTTTGCAAGCCATTGATAAAAATAATTATATAACTCAACTAACTATTGAAAAGCCGCGCACTTGGTATTTGGAACTAACCGATGCCTTAGGACGCAAAAATAAACCGGAAGAAAAGACCATAGAAATTCAGGAAGATAATCCGCCTGAAATTAATATCACTTTTCCGGGCGAAGATGTAAATTTGAATCAAAATATGCTGCTGCCGCTAATTATTGAAGCGGATGACGATTACGGATTAAAAAATTGTGCTTTGAACATCCAAGTTATGGCTTCCGAACCGCAAGTTATTAATATCCAAAGTGTTATTTCCGGTAAAATGTTCTCGACCGATTTTCTGCTGGATTTGAAAGAGGCAAATTTATTCCCCGGTGATGTAGTTACCTATTGGGCTGTTATTTACGATAATTCTCCGGAGCAACAAAAGGCAGAAAGTACTAAATTTAAAGCTCGCTTTCCTTCCATTGAAGAAATCTACCGAGAAATTGAAAATAAGGAACAAGAAAAGAAAAGCGAATTGCAAAATGTTTTAGATAAATCCAAAGACCTGCAAAAAGAATTTGAAAACAAGCGACGCGAACTGCTGAAACAGGATACTCCCAAGTGGGAAGATAAAAAACAGCTGGAAAAGATATTACAGGAACAGGAAAATCTTACTCAACAGGTTCAAAATATTGCCGATAATTATCAAGAACTAATCAATAAAATGCAGGCAAATGAGACGCTTTCTCCTGAGACCTTGCAAAAAATGCAAAAAATTCAGGAATTGATGCAAGAAATTAATAACGAGCAACTTCAGGAAGCAATGCAGAAATTTGAAAATGCCTTAAAAAATATTAAACCCGAAGACCTGAAAAAGACGATGGATAATTTCAAATTCTCTATGGAGGACTTTGCCAAAAAGATAGACCAGACCCTTGCCCTGTTAGAAAGCATTAAAAAAGAACAAGCAGTTCAAAAGGCATTGCAGATTTCCCAAGAAATGGAAAAAATGCAAAAAGCATTGAGCGATCGGACTTTGGATGAAAAACAAAACACCAAAGACCTTGCCTCCGACCAAAAACAAATTAGCGACACTTATGATAAACTGCAACAGGAATTGGAAAACATTAATAAAATGCTGGAATCGCCTCGCGACAATGCAGTTCAAAAGCAAATGAACGATTTAAAACAAGATATGCAAGATAGCCAACTAAAACAAGATATGCAAAATAGTCAGAATGCTCTGAACCAAAATCAACGCAATCAGTCCCTTACGGCACAAAATCAAGCGCTGGAAAAAATGCGCCGCTTTTCTTTAAAATTAAATCAAATGAAGGAATCTATGGGAGGAGGAAATCAACAAAAAACGATGCAGGCAGTGCAAACTGCAATAAGAGAATTGCTTATTTTTTCCAAACAACACGAATCAACCGTCTCCCATTATAAAAATGATCCTTATGTTATTGTCCCAGATCTGATTGCGGAATCGGAAGGAATCCAAATATCTCTGAATAAAATGTTTAGTGAAACACAAGTGCTGATGATGGTTCCCCCCAAATTTTTTATTGATTTGACTGATACCGACAAAGCATTTAGAGATATTTTTAGCTCCATCAACGAATCGCAATTTTATCAACTTAATAATTACCTGAATATAGTTCAAAAAGGTATAAATTTAATGGTTTACGATTTGAAGCAAGCATTGCACAATGCTTCCTCCCGAAGTGGAAGCGGTGGAGGTATGCAATCCCTTTTACAAATGCTGGAACAAATGAGTCAAGAACAAATGGCTTTAAATATGTTAACCGAACAATTAATGATGCAAATGCAAGCACAGGGCGGAAAAATGGATGGCTCCATGCAACAACAAATGCAACGCCTCGCGGCTGATCAAGAACGACTTGCGGAAAACTTGAAAAGAGCTCTGCAAAACGATCCTGAGGCACAAAAACAAGGAAACGCCATTAAACAAATAACGGAAGAAATGGATGCCATAACTCGCCAACTGAAAAATAACCAGCTAAACCAAGATATTTTGGAACGCCAGGAAAGAATTATCAGTAAAATGCTGGATGCTCAACGCTCCATAAATAAAAGAGAATTTTCGGAAAAACGCAAAGCGGAAACCGGACAGGATATATATAATCAGAATAAAGCCAAAATTGATTTGGAATCCTTAAAACGCAGCGGACTTTTAAATGACGGCTTACAAGGTTATCCTAAAGAATATCAACAGGTTATTATGCAATATCTAAAAGCGCTAAATGAAGCCGCCAATCACTGA
- the dinB gene encoding DNA polymerase IV gives MKKIIHIDMDAFFAAIEIREDPLLKGKCVIVGGPPNSRGVVSTCSYEARKFGVHSGMSSYQAWNLCPDSIFVYPHFHLYMEVSRQIKEIFYQWTDLVEPMSLDEAYLDVTENKAKVEDAVEIAQSIKAEIKQKTNLTCSAGVSYNKFLAKIGSELNKPDGLTYIPPEKAQEILFALPIEKFHGIGKVTSARMKKLGIYNGADLYKMELNDMIRIFGKVGVFYYYVVRGIDKREVITEFEPKTLSCETTFDTDSDNLGELLAILKHLSVRLSERLVRKNIKGNGITLKLKYDNFQLITRSCNMQSYTNKKEELYQYGEQLLIANWDNNRKVRLLGLGVSKLENIVSDEQLILPL, from the coding sequence ATGAAGAAAATAATTCACATAGATATGGACGCTTTTTTTGCCGCGATCGAAATTCGGGAAGATCCTTTGTTGAAAGGAAAATGTGTAATTGTGGGAGGACCCCCAAATAGTAGAGGCGTGGTTTCCACATGTTCTTATGAAGCGCGAAAATTTGGTGTGCATAGTGGAATGAGTAGTTATCAGGCATGGAATTTGTGTCCTGATTCAATTTTTGTTTATCCTCACTTTCATTTATATATGGAGGTTTCTCGTCAAATTAAAGAAATATTTTATCAATGGACAGATTTAGTGGAACCGATGTCCTTAGATGAAGCATATTTAGATGTAACGGAAAATAAAGCGAAGGTTGAAGACGCGGTGGAGATTGCCCAGTCAATCAAAGCGGAGATTAAGCAAAAAACCAATTTGACCTGTTCTGCTGGCGTTTCTTATAATAAATTCTTAGCCAAAATAGGTAGTGAATTGAATAAGCCAGATGGTTTAACTTATATTCCTCCCGAAAAAGCTCAGGAAATTCTTTTTGCCTTGCCGATAGAAAAATTTCACGGAATTGGCAAGGTGACTTCAGCCAGGATGAAAAAATTGGGCATATATAACGGAGCTGATTTGTATAAAATGGAATTGAACGATATGATTAGGATTTTTGGGAAAGTCGGCGTATTTTATTATTATGTAGTTAGAGGCATAGACAAGAGAGAAGTAATTACGGAATTTGAGCCCAAAACGCTTAGCTGTGAAACAACTTTTGATACCGATAGTGATAACTTGGGAGAACTCCTTGCCATATTAAAACACCTTTCGGTGCGGCTGTCAGAACGCCTGGTAAGAAAAAACATAAAAGGAAATGGCATAACTCTGAAATTGAAATATGATAATTTTCAATTGATCACCCGTAGCTGTAATATGCAAAGTTATACCAATAAAAAAGAGGAACTTTATCAGTATGGAGAACAGCTTTTAATTGCCAACTGGGATAATAATAGGAAAGTTCGTCTATTGGGTTTGGGGGTTAGTAAATTGGAAAATATCGTCTCTGATGAACAGCTAATCCTGCCGCTTTAA
- a CDS encoding DMT family transporter: protein MPQPTKAYLYAGCSILAWSTISTAFKLSLQYLTSIGLLFFASLTAFLFLGITNVIQHSCFQSSQRWYRSVFSNLKQSLLPGLLNPFIYYLMLFEAYSRLRAQEAQALNYTWAIVLSLFSIWLLKEKFRWVDLMALLISFFGVWIISTKGNITSLKFDDGFGSFLAVATSLVWAFYWIINIKDKRPALTKLCYNFLIGFLLIALFALFTNASLFTNPTSYGYGILGGIYIGILEMGLTFLLWNKALELANNTASISNMIFFTPFLSLLFIYSILGESIHPATFIGLLLIVFSNLLQKGFASILKRQD, encoded by the coding sequence ATGCCACAACCAACAAAGGCATATCTTTATGCCGGTTGTTCAATTCTTGCCTGGTCAACTATCAGTACCGCTTTTAAGCTCTCTTTACAATACTTAACATCTATCGGACTATTATTTTTTGCCTCGCTCACTGCTTTTCTCTTTTTAGGAATTACGAATGTTATTCAGCATTCTTGTTTTCAATCAAGCCAGAGATGGTATCGAAGTGTTTTTAGCAATCTAAAGCAATCTCTGTTACCAGGACTGCTGAATCCTTTTATTTACTATTTAATGCTTTTTGAAGCATATTCACGCTTACGGGCTCAAGAGGCGCAAGCATTAAATTATACTTGGGCAATAGTTCTTTCTCTTTTCAGCATCTGGTTATTGAAAGAAAAATTCCGTTGGGTAGATTTGATGGCATTACTTATCAGCTTTTTTGGGGTTTGGATTATTTCTACCAAAGGCAATATTACCTCGCTTAAGTTTGATGATGGGTTTGGTTCATTTTTAGCTGTTGCTACTTCTTTAGTTTGGGCTTTTTACTGGATCATCAATATCAAGGATAAGAGGCCGGCTCTCACCAAACTTTGTTACAATTTCCTGATCGGTTTTTTGCTGATTGCTCTTTTTGCTTTGTTTACGAATGCTTCTCTTTTTACTAACCCAACAAGTTATGGATACGGCATTCTGGGAGGTATTTACATAGGTATTTTGGAAATGGGTTTAACTTTTCTACTTTGGAATAAGGCACTGGAACTGGCAAATAACACAGCATCCATTTCCAATATGATTTTTTTTACTCCCTTTCTTTCGCTGCTGTTTATCTATTCCATTTTGGGAGAAAGCATTCATCCGGCAACCTTCATCGGACTTTTGTTAATTGTCTTTAGCAACTTGTTACAAAAAGGTTTTGCCAGTATTTTAAAGCGGCAGGATTAG
- a CDS encoding tetratricopeptide repeat protein, with protein MKKLSLILTVILLIMLAACSTARQKLSPQGNVNLKTADVYYSQQNVDQAEIYYLKVLEDNPEHIIALRRLGDINLFKAENFTAKEIDYYKDAYQYYSRAISVCEQFSELTDQERIDLKDMKKRKERAWTRIFLAANKEKEAGNTKRAMEIYELAHQLEPERPEPMIQLKNIYLVDLKDDVKAEQLLLQLLQKDPQKIDYLMELGTYYYTKGNYAEAVKYFEQARPQIPTNIDNLMNISACYYELKDYTKAMAATNAALEIEPNNPDLLENARSIADQINDIDQSIAYLKRLIQIRPTEETYSLLAGHLMQKQNWSELIKYAEEWYNWDKNSKIAVEYIIWAAQQSGDKILATKYNDIKKTMP; from the coding sequence ATGAAAAAGCTTTCACTCATTTTAACCGTGATACTGTTAATAATGCTTGCCGCTTGTTCAACCGCACGGCAAAAATTAAGTCCACAGGGTAATGTAAATTTAAAAACTGCTGATGTTTACTATTCTCAACAGAATGTAGATCAAGCAGAGATTTATTATTTAAAAGTGCTTGAGGATAATCCTGAACATATCATTGCTTTGCGTCGTTTGGGGGATATCAATTTATTCAAAGCTGAGAACTTCACCGCAAAAGAAATTGACTATTATAAAGATGCATATCAATACTATTCAAGAGCCATAAGCGTTTGTGAACAGTTTTCGGAACTTACAGACCAAGAACGCATTGATCTGAAAGATATGAAAAAAAGAAAAGAAAGAGCTTGGACTCGCATTTTCCTAGCTGCAAACAAAGAAAAGGAAGCTGGAAACACAAAAAGAGCAATGGAAATTTACGAACTGGCTCATCAACTGGAACCAGAAAGACCTGAACCTATGATTCAGCTAAAAAATATCTATCTGGTTGATCTGAAAGATGATGTAAAAGCTGAACAACTCCTTTTACAATTATTGCAGAAAGATCCTCAAAAAATCGATTATTTAATGGAATTGGGAACCTATTATTATACTAAGGGAAACTATGCAGAAGCAGTTAAATACTTTGAGCAAGCAAGACCTCAGATTCCCACTAATATTGATAACTTAATGAATATTTCCGCCTGCTATTATGAGCTGAAAGATTACACCAAAGCAATGGCTGCCACAAATGCCGCTTTGGAAATTGAACCCAATAATCCTGACTTGTTAGAAAATGCTCGTTCCATTGCTGATCAAATTAATGATATTGATCAAAGTATTGCTTATTTGAAAAGATTGATCCAAATTCGTCCCACCGAAGAAACATATAGTTTACTGGCTGGACACTTGATGCAAAAACAAAACTGGTCAGAATTGATTAAATATGCCGAAGAATGGTATAATTGGGATAAAAACAGTAAAATAGCCGTTGAATATATTATCTGGGCAGCTCAGCAATCGGGAGATAAGATTTTAGCTACTAAATATAACGACATAAAAAAGACAATGCCTTAA
- a CDS encoding TSUP family transporter, which yields MTGVVLSPLDYAIVLPFIFLAGFIDSIAGGGGLISLPAYWSAGIPPHLALGTNKFSSSWGTFFSTANYFKAKMIDIPVALLSAGMALIGSWLGATTALQISSSALNYLLIILIPIITVFSLFNKKMGMQSNAQTMAKIFRMILGAITGLGIGFYDGFFGPGTGTFLILIYTSIMHYDFVTGNGNTKVVNLASNLAAVVTFAFTSNIYYPLAIPGALCGIAGNIIGSKLVILRGNKLIRKVFILALALLFARVIYNLLLPK from the coding sequence ATGACTGGTGTTGTATTATCCCCGCTTGATTATGCAATCGTTCTTCCTTTTATCTTTCTTGCTGGTTTTATAGATTCCATTGCCGGGGGAGGCGGATTAATTTCTTTGCCAGCATATTGGAGCGCTGGAATTCCACCCCATCTGGCTTTGGGGACCAATAAATTTTCTTCCAGTTGGGGAACTTTCTTTTCCACCGCCAATTATTTCAAAGCGAAAATGATCGATATCCCCGTAGCTTTGTTAAGCGCAGGAATGGCTTTGATTGGTTCTTGGCTGGGAGCTACAACTGCTTTGCAGATATCATCTTCGGCGCTAAATTATTTACTGATTATTCTCATTCCTATTATAACCGTCTTTTCTCTCTTTAATAAAAAAATGGGGATGCAAAGCAATGCCCAAACAATGGCGAAAATTTTCAGAATGATATTGGGAGCGATTACAGGACTTGGCATAGGTTTTTATGATGGCTTTTTTGGGCCTGGAACCGGAACCTTTCTTATCCTTATTTATACATCCATAATGCATTACGATTTTGTAACTGGAAATGGCAATACGAAAGTAGTAAATTTGGCTTCCAACTTGGCAGCAGTTGTAACATTCGCTTTTACATCCAATATTTATTATCCTTTAGCCATTCCGGGTGCTTTATGCGGAATTGCGGGAAATATTATCGGTTCAAAACTCGTTATCTTAAGAGGAAATAAACTGATCCGAAAAGTATTTATTCTTGCTTTAGCGTTGTTATTTGCCCGGGTTATTTATAATCTGTTATTGCCTAAATGA
- the umuD gene encoding translesion error-prone DNA polymerase V autoproteolytic subunit: MKLHSDGSVKAIYSVEEGKKQYRPLMSSKIAAGFPSPAQDYIEGKLDLNEHLIAHPASTFFVKVDGFSMQGAGILPDDLLIVDRAIEANNNHIVIAIVDGELTVKRLKINGTDYFLMPENDEFQPIQIQEGMDFIIWGVVTFVIHKV; encoded by the coding sequence ATGAAACTACATAGCGACGGTTCAGTTAAAGCCATTTACTCTGTTGAGGAAGGAAAAAAGCAATACCGTCCCTTGATGAGTTCCAAAATTGCTGCAGGTTTTCCTTCTCCAGCTCAGGACTATATAGAAGGCAAACTTGATTTAAATGAACATCTTATAGCGCATCCTGCTTCTACTTTTTTTGTTAAAGTAGATGGATTTTCTATGCAGGGAGCAGGTATTTTACCCGATGACTTATTAATTGTTGATAGAGCAATTGAAGCAAATAATAACCACATAGTGATTGCTATCGTGGATGGTGAATTAACGGTAAAACGCCTTAAAATAAATGGGACTGATTACTTTTTAATGCCTGAAAATGATGAATTCCAACCCATACAAATTCAAGAAGGGATGGATTTCATAATTTGGGGTGTTGTAACCTTCGTTATTCATAAAGTTTAA
- a CDS encoding tetratricopeptide repeat protein, with protein sequence MKTKILTFIVLALLMLLSACSGNKKEEMKTEPEPVRNPYVLAHQDATAGTEAYNNQSYNEAINSFTEAISLFNEAAANAAPTDSIAENIEKMNLNIAKSYIQLADESGKMNSYDEALSYYNQALNIYKTITPIQISQEELTQDIIGTYNNMAIIAKQAGKYEQALTYYDQILKLNPKDADTIYAKFYVLKDNLKNEASAYTVLIDYAELTKDAKAFINIGDFYLEKGNLVEAGKYYQKALAIEPGADIYRRLANYYLSMKDWQNANIYLQKVVDTNPQPSELAQIYIMMGKNYDAQKDKKKMVEYYEKALSIDRDPQLALLLASYYNTQKNYAKVISNANITLSMDAKNTDAVMLRGVAYFQTKNYSAAKADLERLQNDPKYGAQAKNLLKNIPK encoded by the coding sequence ATGAAAACTAAAATATTAACCTTCATAGTCCTCGCTCTTTTAATGCTGCTTAGTGCTTGCAGCGGCAATAAAAAAGAGGAAATGAAGACAGAACCAGAACCGGTTCGCAATCCTTATGTCTTGGCTCATCAGGATGCTACTGCAGGAACAGAGGCATATAATAATCAGTCATATAATGAGGCAATAAACTCGTTCACGGAAGCAATATCTTTATTTAATGAGGCAGCTGCTAATGCTGCTCCAACCGATTCTATCGCCGAAAACATAGAAAAAATGAATCTGAACATTGCTAAGTCCTATATACAGCTGGCAGATGAAAGCGGTAAAATGAATAGTTATGATGAAGCACTCTCCTATTACAATCAAGCTTTGAACATCTACAAAACCATCACTCCCATACAGATTTCTCAGGAAGAGCTAACTCAGGACATAATAGGTACCTATAATAATATGGCTATAATAGCCAAACAGGCAGGTAAATATGAACAAGCGCTGACATATTACGATCAGATATTGAAATTGAATCCTAAAGATGCAGATACTATCTATGCTAAATTCTATGTTTTAAAAGATAATTTGAAGAATGAAGCCAGCGCTTATACGGTTTTAATTGATTATGCAGAATTGACCAAAGATGCCAAGGCATTTATCAATATTGGAGATTTTTACTTGGAAAAAGGAAATCTGGTGGAAGCAGGAAAATATTACCAGAAAGCTCTTGCCATTGAACCCGGCGCTGATATTTATCGTCGTTTGGCAAATTATTATCTTAGTATGAAGGATTGGCAAAATGCCAACATTTATCTGCAAAAAGTAGTTGATACCAATCCGCAACCTTCTGAACTGGCACAGATCTATATAATGATGGGCAAGAATTATGATGCACAGAAAGATAAAAAGAAAATGGTGGAATATTACGAAAAAGCATTAAGCATTGATCGTGATCCTCAGCTTGCCTTGCTCCTTGCCAGTTATTACAATACCCAGAAAAATTATGCCAAAGTGATTAGCAACGCAAATATTACTCTCAGTATGGATGCCAAAAATACGGATGCTGTAATGTTGAGGGGAGTAGCTTATTTTCAAACCAAAAATTATTCTGCCGCAAAAGCCGATTTGGAACGCTTGCAAAACGATCCCAAATATGGAGCACAAGCAAAAAATCTGCTTAAGAATATTCCTAAGTAA
- a CDS encoding HU family DNA-binding protein: MSRDELVKKIAASAGISQKVASLALNAFLEGVTDTLKKGGKVTLVGFGSFSVAHRKARNGINPKTKKPLKIPARKVPVFKAGKKLKEAVKKAK, encoded by the coding sequence ATGAGCAGAGACGAATTAGTAAAAAAGATCGCAGCAAGTGCTGGCATTTCTCAAAAAGTTGCCAGTTTAGCCCTCAATGCATTTTTAGAGGGCGTAACCGACACTCTTAAAAAGGGTGGAAAAGTTACATTGGTCGGTTTTGGATCATTTAGTGTTGCCCATCGTAAAGCACGCAATGGCATCAACCCCAAAACCAAGAAACCTTTGAAGATTCCGGCACGCAAAGTTCCGGTTTTCAAAGCTGGTAAAAAACTTAAAGAAGCTGTGAAAAAAGCCAAATAG
- a CDS encoding MFS transporter encodes MLGNDDLKPKSKGLSHRIISFFSINSSMLGMLIMVILVGMGEKMAERFLPLYLIAMGGTPIIIGLLNGMDNLLSALYSYPGGWLAEKIGYKKALSVFNLMAMFGYLIVIIFPSWIAVLVGAVFFISWTAISLPATMSLISSVVPVNRRSMGISMNSIVKRIPMSLGPILGGALILRYGRIQGVRYAFIVAFILAGVALLVQSKFINEQPQKEKTEVSKGSRRFSANLRHLLVSDILVRFCEQIPYAFVVVWVVENNHINELQFGILTTIEMITAMLIYIPVAYLADRSTRKPYVAITFANFTLFPLVLFFCHNFAAMVVAFIIRGLKEFGEPTRKALIMDMAPENAKASTFGTYYLIRDVIVSIAAFGGAFLWQKSPQLNFLTASVCGLLGTFYFIIKVKPQKVCQPETA; translated from the coding sequence ATGCTTGGAAATGACGATCTCAAACCGAAAAGTAAGGGTCTAAGCCATAGAATTATCTCCTTTTTCAGTATCAATAGCAGTATGCTGGGAATGTTGATAATGGTAATTTTGGTGGGAATGGGCGAAAAAATGGCAGAGCGTTTTCTGCCTTTATATCTGATAGCGATGGGGGGAACTCCCATCATCATTGGTTTACTGAATGGTATGGATAATTTGCTTAGTGCCTTATATTCATATCCGGGCGGTTGGTTGGCTGAAAAAATCGGTTATAAGAAAGCCCTTTCTGTTTTCAATCTGATGGCTATGTTTGGTTATTTAATCGTGATTATATTTCCTTCTTGGATAGCCGTTTTGGTGGGGGCTGTCTTTTTTATTTCCTGGACGGCTATTTCCCTGCCTGCAACGATGAGTTTAATTTCTTCCGTAGTTCCGGTGAATCGCCGTTCTATGGGAATTTCGATGAATTCCATTGTAAAACGCATTCCTATGTCATTAGGTCCAATTTTGGGTGGAGCTCTTATTTTGCGTTATGGAAGAATTCAAGGCGTCCGTTATGCTTTTATCGTTGCTTTTATTTTGGCGGGCGTAGCTTTATTGGTTCAAAGTAAATTTATCAATGAACAACCGCAAAAAGAGAAGACAGAAGTTAGTAAAGGTTCCCGTCGCTTTTCTGCCAATTTGCGTCATTTGCTTGTATCCGATATCTTAGTCCGTTTTTGCGAACAGATTCCTTATGCCTTTGTAGTGGTTTGGGTAGTGGAAAATAATCACATTAATGAATTGCAATTTGGAATTTTAACCACCATAGAAATGATAACCGCTATGCTGATTTACATTCCGGTTGCCTATCTTGCTGATCGTAGCACCCGTAAACCTTATGTAGCTATAACTTTTGCTAATTTTACCCTTTTCCCGCTCGTTTTGTTCTTTTGTCATAATTTTGCCGCTATGGTAGTTGCCTTTATCATTCGGGGCTTGAAAGAATTCGGAGAACCCACTCGTAAGGCATTGATTATGGATATGGCTCCCGAAAATGCCAAAGCATCCACCTTTGGAACCTATTATCTCATCCGCGATGTGATTGTTTCTATTGCTGCTTTCGGGGGCGCTTTTCTCTGGCAAAAAAGTCCCCAATTAAATTTCCTCACTGCTTCCGTTTGCGGTTTGTTGGGAACTTTTTACTTTATCATTAAGGTCAAGCCGCAAAAAGTTTGCCAACCCGAAACTGCCTGA